One genomic window of Dehalococcoidia bacterium includes the following:
- a CDS encoding DinB family protein, protein MENFKESIISGLNEYLTALYKALDGLNIHELKWQPSLESNNIIYLVWHMARVEDNWINKILGGNQTIWEKNQWAKKLNIDQNLDDADYGKGYGKEDISNLPDMNIDQLKLFYKDQRKASLDVIIKLKDEDLEKDYKRLTGELKKGYWILGHVLVEESQHLGQIAYIRGMIKGLNN, encoded by the coding sequence ATGGAAAATTTCAAAGAATCAATAATTTCTGGCCTTAATGAATACTTAACAGCACTTTATAAGGCACTAGATGGACTAAATATACATGAGCTGAAATGGCAACCATCATTGGAATCAAATAATATAATTTATCTAGTTTGGCATATGGCAAGAGTTGAAGATAATTGGATAAATAAGATTTTGGGTGGAAATCAAACTATTTGGGAAAAAAATCAGTGGGCTAAAAAACTCAATATAGATCAAAATTTAGATGATGCTGACTACGGTAAAGGATATGGAAAAGAAGATATTTCTAATTTACCTGATATGAATATTGATCAATTGAAATTATTTTATAAAGATCAAAGAAAAGCAAGCTTAGATGTAATTATTAAACTTAAAGATGAAGATTTAGAAAAAGACTATAAAAGATTAACTGGAGAATTAAAAAAAGGTTATTGGATATTAGGACATGTGTTAGTTGAGGAATCACAGCATTTAGGCCAAATTGCTTATATAAGAGGGATGATAAAAGGATTAAATAATTAA
- a CDS encoding aminotransferase class V-fold PLP-dependent enzyme, with product MVKNWPNVYKELGIKPVINAKSWVTVYGGSIMRPEVIKSIQEASSVFVDIEELHKVAGEFVAKVCGSEMAIVTSGCATSIVLMAAASITGKNKEKISKIPHTEGMKNEILIHTGQRNNYDKAFEIPGGKLVEYNNENLEDKINDKTCAISYVIAPFFDEGIGLQNTIEIAHNNNLPLLLDAAAELPPRENLTKFISMGVDAVGFSGGKGIGGPQSTGILAGKKDLIEAAQLHSFQNLHTKKAAIGRPMKVTKENIVGFITALKLFIEDDENIEKEIWSKKAELLKDKIKETNGIKISVEDEYPNRQGPTVVLSFEKNYKGPRSEEIMNELSKNDPKIYAGGGLNDGHAYLDEVSLVVHSLDEIDIDIIANKLNEIIS from the coding sequence ATGGTAAAAAATTGGCCAAATGTTTATAAAGAACTTGGAATAAAACCAGTTATAAATGCAAAAAGCTGGGTGACTGTTTATGGAGGAAGCATTATGCGACCTGAAGTCATCAAATCAATACAAGAAGCCAGTTCTGTATTTGTTGATATTGAAGAGTTACATAAAGTTGCAGGAGAATTTGTGGCTAAAGTATGTGGCTCTGAAATGGCTATTGTAACGAGTGGTTGTGCCACATCTATTGTACTGATGGCCGCAGCAAGTATAACGGGAAAAAATAAGGAAAAAATCTCAAAAATACCCCATACGGAGGGTATGAAAAATGAAATATTAATTCATACAGGTCAAAGAAATAACTATGATAAAGCATTTGAAATTCCGGGAGGTAAATTAGTCGAATACAATAATGAAAACTTGGAAGATAAAATTAATGATAAGACATGCGCAATATCATATGTTATTGCTCCATTTTTCGATGAAGGAATAGGTCTTCAAAATACAATAGAAATTGCACACAATAATAATCTACCTTTGCTACTTGATGCTGCAGCAGAACTACCACCAAGAGAAAATCTAACAAAATTTATTTCTATGGGAGTTGATGCGGTTGGTTTTAGTGGTGGTAAGGGTATTGGAGGACCACAATCAACTGGAATACTTGCAGGAAAAAAAGACTTAATCGAAGCTGCTCAGTTACATAGCTTTCAAAATCTACATACTAAAAAAGCAGCAATAGGTAGACCTATGAAAGTCACAAAAGAAAATATTGTAGGATTTATTACTGCACTTAAATTATTCATTGAAGATGATGAAAATATTGAAAAAGAAATTTGGTCTAAGAAAGCAGAATTACTAAAAGACAAGATCAAAGAAACTAATGGAATCAAAATTTCAGTTGAAGATGAGTATCCAAACAGACAAGGACCAACTGTCGTTCTTAGCTTTGAAAAAAATTATAAAGGTCCAAGGTCTGAAGAGATTATGAATGAACTTTCAAAAAATGATCCAAAAATATATGCTGGCGGGGGTTTAAATGATGGCCATGCATATTTAGATGAAGTAAGCTTAGTTGTTCATAGTTTAGATGAAATTGATATAGATATAATTGCAAATAAATTAAATGAAATTATTTCTTAG
- a CDS encoding thioredoxin family protein has protein sequence MIRLFFAPENSSLEERININSEIESKGKIVVQFFSPNCLGCLLSEGAINNFKNEYSNEFKVIKINIADDDYSQMVKKYNISVVPTFIYFYDGIAMETYTGTLRNSETLYEKFSPKK, from the coding sequence ATGATTAGACTGTTTTTTGCTCCCGAAAATTCATCATTAGAAGAGAGAATTAATATAAATAGCGAAATTGAAAGTAAGGGAAAGATTGTTGTGCAATTCTTTTCTCCTAATTGTTTAGGTTGCTTATTAAGTGAAGGTGCAATAAATAATTTTAAAAATGAATATTCTAATGAGTTTAAGGTGATAAAAATAAATATTGCTGATGATGATTATAGTCAAATGGTAAAAAAATATAATATATCTGTTGTTCCAACTTTTATTTATTTTTATGACGGTATTGCTATGGAAACTTATACAGGGACTCTTAGAAACTCAGAAACTTTGTATGAAAAATTTTCACCTAAGAAATAA
- a CDS encoding thiamine pyrophosphate-binding protein: MPEVDGSYLVARTLKEENTECLFYLMGGPNYEIINNSEDLGIKTYDFRHEQVAAMAAHAYSRVTRKPGVTTAASGPGTLNLLTGQYNAFIDCAPMITLGGAGPVKDFYRGGFQEIDQVSIFEKVSKATFRPTFAHQYPQVVSHAFRISQSGRPGPVYIDCNEDVLYEKINENDTSKPTRSDLSSPPSGDQEMIKKTIDLLRNSNSPIIFAGGGTFWSDSSQELKEFIDNSGIPFYTTPMTRGIVSDDHQFSFPAARSSAFRETDFVLVLGTRFNWIMTYGNRINPDAKIIQVDILEEEISHNRDVSLGIVGDCKTVISQLSEEFKKQNLKLSNWEKWRSHLSNLQNERLDKVKPLEESNQLPIHPLRLCKELREIMDRTSIVTIDGNEILHYGRQSIPSYLPGHSINSGPTGCMGVGLPYAIGAKIAKPDSQVFSLHGDGSLGMNIQDFDTAVRHNLPIIILVSNNEGWTARVEGVRKPGRELGFTRFDLIAESLGGYGEMVEKPNDIKPAIERAIDSGLPSIINVHTDPTARAISKFVGSKME, translated from the coding sequence ATGCCAGAAGTTGATGGTTCATATCTTGTAGCAAGGACACTCAAAGAAGAAAATACTGAGTGCCTGTTTTATCTAATGGGCGGACCTAATTATGAAATTATTAATAATTCTGAAGATTTAGGAATAAAAACTTATGATTTTAGGCATGAACAAGTTGCCGCAATGGCAGCTCATGCATATTCTAGGGTAACTAGAAAGCCAGGTGTAACTACCGCTGCTTCAGGTCCAGGAACTCTGAATTTGTTAACAGGTCAATACAATGCTTTTATAGATTGTGCACCAATGATTACTCTAGGAGGTGCTGGCCCCGTTAAAGACTTTTATAGAGGTGGTTTTCAAGAAATTGATCAAGTATCAATATTTGAAAAAGTTTCAAAAGCTACTTTTAGACCAACTTTTGCTCATCAATATCCACAGGTAGTCTCTCATGCTTTCAGAATAAGCCAATCTGGTAGGCCAGGGCCTGTTTATATTGATTGTAATGAAGATGTTTTATATGAAAAAATTAATGAAAATGATACCTCTAAACCAACTAGATCAGATTTATCCTCACCTCCTTCTGGAGATCAAGAAATGATAAAAAAAACTATAGATTTATTAAGAAATTCTAATTCTCCAATTATTTTTGCAGGTGGTGGGACTTTTTGGTCAGATTCTTCTCAAGAATTAAAGGAATTCATTGATAATTCAGGAATTCCTTTTTATACGACTCCTATGACTAGAGGTATAGTTTCTGATGATCATCAATTTTCATTTCCAGCTGCTAGATCAAGTGCTTTTAGAGAAACTGATTTTGTTTTAGTTTTAGGTACTAGATTTAATTGGATAATGACTTACGGTAATAGAATTAATCCAGATGCAAAAATTATACAAGTTGACATTCTTGAAGAAGAAATTTCTCATAACAGAGATGTAAGTTTAGGTATAGTTGGAGATTGTAAAACAGTTATATCTCAACTTAGTGAAGAGTTTAAGAAACAAAATTTAAAGCTTTCAAATTGGGAAAAATGGCGAAGTCATTTATCTAATCTTCAAAATGAAAGATTAGATAAAGTTAAGCCTTTAGAAGAATCAAACCAACTACCTATTCACCCTTTGAGGCTTTGTAAGGAATTAAGAGAAATAATGGATAGGACATCTATTGTTACTATAGATGGGAATGAGATACTACACTATGGAAGACAAAGCATACCTTCATATTTACCTGGACATTCAATAAATTCTGGTCCAACTGGTTGTATGGGAGTAGGATTGCCCTATGCAATAGGTGCCAAAATAGCTAAACCAGATAGTCAAGTTTTTTCACTACATGGAGATGGATCACTTGGTATGAATATACAAGATTTTGACACTGCCGTAAGGCATAATTTACCTATAATAATTTTAGTTTCAAATAACGAAGGATGGACTGCGAGGGTAGAAGGAGTAAGAAAGCCAGGTAGAGAACTTGGTTTCACAAGATTTGATTTGATTGCTGAATCATTAGGAGGCTATGGTGAAATGGTTGAGAAACCAAATGATATCAAACCAGCTATTGAAAGAGCAATTGATTCAGGATTACCATCAATAATTAATGTTCATACAGATCCAACAGCAAGAGCTATTTCAAAATTTGTTGGTTCTAAAATGGAATAG